The Papaver somniferum cultivar HN1 unplaced genomic scaffold, ASM357369v1 unplaced-scaffold_70, whole genome shotgun sequence genomic interval TTCAATTTAACTTGCCATACATCAAAAATTTAATGGCAGATGTTGAAACATGAAAACTGAGTACTAGCTTTTCAAGTTTGATGATACCTTGATCTTCCAAGTAAAAATCGTCCTGTTGTTGACTCTTTTTGCGTGTTGAATCCTCCACAGTATACCACTGGTAAGGTAGGAGGCAAGGACGCTATATGCTGCCAGGTCAGCAAAGCACTTCGTCTACGAGCATGAGGACTTAACTCATCCATGTTTGTATTTACTATCTGGAAAGAAAAACCTGGTTGTTCAACTCCCTTGAGTTGGAATGTGTAGAAATCATGTCAAGGAAGAGAATCATCTACAAGTAGAATCACACAAAGTGGCAGTTATAGTTTTATTTTCATGACCTCATTGCATATTCTATCAGAGATGTTTTGCAATAACATGAACTAAAATAACTGGATACACAGGAACTAAAAGGATATAGCCCATGTTGCAATACACGGAACAGCGGACCCCCAGGATATGCTTCCTGGAACTGAGGGTGACTCTGACAACCAAAATGTACCACCTTCCAAAAGCTCTACCTTCATATGGGACACATAATTTTCATCATTAACCTTCTTAGTAACCATGGAGGTTACAACACACAGTAACCTATTACAGGAATCAAGAAACTGAGAATACCTTTTCCTTGTCATAGAAGATGCTACAATGCTCATCTGAGATGTCCTGAGATCCCTTTCTAGATATCCCAAATtgatcataatcttcataatatACATTTGAATCCAGAATCAGAACTCTTACAATTTAGGATGACAAGGGACTTTAATTATTAAATTACTAGATGTGAAAGaaagaacaatttcaggaagataTCATTTTCGGTCCATGTTATAATGTAAATAACTATAACAAAAAAGAGatgctaagagcaactgcagtggtgcgatcaaaaccaaagactaaataccaaaaaaaggaccaaattttgggtttagtccgtgttgctaCGCTACGGTAGTGGACTATATTTGATCGAGCGGAAATATTACGTTCGTTTGTTGAGGGGCGTAGGTATTATGCACGCCTGGATGGAGCGTATGTATATTGTTCGCCCGTTGTTGAGCGTAGACTTCATGCACGCCTAATCAACGCCCCACCATGGAACGAAGCTAATATGTACGCCAATCATCAGCCGCCTACTTAGCTCAAATTCGTAAGTAAAGGGAGAATTGTTGGGGGTACTGAAAAGGATTAATTATTTGAAAGCCAAACGGGAAAGTCAGCCGACAGAGACAATGAAGATTTTTAAGCAGTGATGGTGTTCAACGTGTGAGAGCTTGGTTGCACGGAAAGGCCAACAACCTTCTTAGCCATGTGAAACAAAATTATGTAACTTCACAAACTTGGCGCGTTATTAATACGTGTGCTGTGGGACGGATCTAATACCAACGCCTGTCATGAGGCGTACATTTTACTTACGCCTAATCGGGCGTACATTTTACCAACGCTCCATCAAAGCGTACTTTATAACTTCGCCTCACCATGTAACGAGGAATATACAACCGCTTCACATGAAGCGTACTTTATAACTTCGCCTATTAAcaaacgtacattatacgttcgctcgactatatttggttttggtcttggtcccagaccaaatatagtctgggatttggttttggtccagcttTTACTCTTTAGTCCGTCCCACTGTGTCTCGTTTCTGGATGACATTTATGGGTTTGATcgtccactgtggttgctctaagggaACATTTTACTAACTGGAAACTAAACATTAGGCTAGAAACAGGCCTATGGTCTTCACGAGAGAACTTAGAAGTTTTCCGGCTAACACTTTTTACATTTAACAAGAGATTACATTCAAATCCTGAAAATGTCAGCAGCCAATCATATCATGTTTCACCTTTTTCATCCCAATCATAAATAAATCATGTTCAGCCTGATTAACTGTTTACTTTAGTGCGCCGTGGTGGCAGTCCTACCACGCCTTGACCTTGATAGTATAAATCACACACAAAAGCAGAACATACCAAGGAACTCATTAACAAGCTCATCTGAGGGAATCAAAAATATGTGAGCCATTTAGTTTAGCTTTCAAGGAGAACTGTTGTGGAACGAAAAGTTATGCATAGTTAACAGATACTTATACTAAAAACCAATAAATATCTAGTTTCACTTACTATTCCCATTAGATTTAATTTCATGCCCAATCTTTACATAAACTGTAAGTTACTTAGCTTTCGACAGACCATGCAATACAAATGGTTTGTTTTTTTATGCCGATCTGACAGCCAATCACAAAGAAGCTTGTAGGGTATATAGAAACAATAAACCAGTTTGAGAGATCTGTGTAGTGAATTTTTTATAATGATTGGCTGGGTTGAAGTATCACGCAGACCCCTAACTACATGACTTAGCACAAACAGACACTTTTAATAGCTGTTTTGTCCTTATGGCCATAACCAATCACCTTAAGAAGATGATTATTCAAAAGAAACTGTAACGGGtataagaaaaaaagacaaagaacAACGTGAGGAAAATTGTCAACCTTAAAGTTAATTTATACCACTGCATACACAACGGGAACATGACGAAAGCATGTCCCTCAGCGAACCTATTAGTGAGTGCCGCACTTGCAAGAACATTTTTGACTGCGTTGGTGCACTAGAAAGTGTTGGACTATCCGCTCTATTAGTCGGTTAGCCAAGTGAAAGCACACACACCTACTGTACAGCATAACACTACAACCGAAAATATTGATGATTCTGGTGATAAAAAGAGCAGCAGTTACTGAACAAAGGATACTGGACTGAAGAAGTATGTGCTGAGAAAATATCAGCATCTTCAGTGCTGAGGCAACTAAATATTTTTAGATTATAAATATTAAGCTGATCATAAGTGATTATTTGTATGGGAATCAGGTAGCAACAAAGAGCCAAAAACTCATGGTTGCTAGCAATGTATTGGTTCTTAAGCTCCAATAACCACCTCAActaatttatatattttgtacaaacaCCTCCAAATGCAGATTGGAGTGTCAGTGCGGATAATGTAGTTTTAATCCTATGTTAACATcctaaatggaaaaaaaattccaTTCAGACGTTCACCTATAAGATACCAAAGAATCACTTACACTTGAAGGGTCTTGTTTTTACGATCATCGAGCTCCTGAATTTTTGTTTAGAGGGTGATTTCTCATCTAACCACAGTCTAAGCTTGACTGATTTGGTCTCCATATGGACTGTGGAAATAAGTCAAGCAACCTTAATTGGTTCATTCTACTAACTGATGCGATCTTCGAATTACAAAGGATCTTTGAATTATAACGTAGGGTTACCCTAGTCAAATTTAGGGTTGATTTTATAAGTTACTCAAGTATCTGGATGACTTTTACACAAATAAAGGGTATTACACTAAAACATGTTTGTTTAATCTCCTGATGACTTTTATAAGTTCCTTCTTCATGTAATAGTGTACCAACTAGTTTAAAATGAGCCAAAACCCAAATCACATAACAAGTCTCAACAGCAACTAAATAGATACCTGGTAAACCCTGCTGAAGAAACTCCAACTGTGACTTGAAACCTAAAAAAGAAGTAAAACCCATAATAAAAAAAAGCATTCATAGAAAACACAGATCAATAATTTGAAATCCAACTTAGTAGAAAAGCTTTGAGTGATACCTTGTTGAGTACAAAGAATGAGTGGGGAATAACTTGTAATGACACTTATGCACAAGTCTCTTCTTTTCTCCcatgaatttggactgttttctGGCTGATCTTCATGAAGATTAAAGGTCATAACAGTAAGAGAAATACTCATTTTCTTCTAACAATCTCTATATTTTAACATCATGATTATCGATCAATCAAACTTTGGAACAAATAGATTAGCTCttctcattttttatttattttttaaactgTTGGAATTTGGAGTTGTTCATTACATTAGATACTGTACTACTGGACTAGTAAAATTCAGCGTAAGTCACTCAACAACCTGGTTTTGAACAAAACCGGAACCatttagtttggttttggttCCATGATTTATGGCAAGCCATATGGACAGAGCCCATGCCGGGCGAGGCGAGGCGGGGCAGGGCAGCGCGTGCTACAGTGTTTAGTCCATAATTTATTCCTTAGAGCAACTGcggtggtgcgagtataaccaaagaccaaagaggaaaaaagaaaagcaaattttggatttagtctggtgtgtg includes:
- the LOC113343934 gene encoding uncharacterized protein LOC113343934 is translated as MSISLTVMTFNLHEDQPENSPNSWEKRRDLCISVITSYSPLILCTQQGFKSQLEFLQQGLPDYDQFGISRKGSQDISDEHCSIFYDKEKVELLEGGTFWLSESPSVPGSISWGSAVPCIATWATFQLKGVEQPGFSFQIVNTNMDELSPHARRRSALLTWQHIASLPPTLPVVYCGGFNTQKESTTGRFLLGRSREHGVVGDMRDAWPSARVRKNVSLIHTYHGFKGDKQGAREFLKLMFRALCLCWDRQTQDLHIDWVLFRGRSLIPVSSEVVNDHIDGIYPSSHYPIFAEFMLPRSVRLLEQPPVQSEES